From the Anguilla rostrata isolate EN2019 chromosome 5, ASM1855537v3, whole genome shotgun sequence genome, the window ATACCCCACAATACCCCTGGGCCCGCCAAACGTCGTGTGGAAGACCGGACATTCGGCATCCCCACCCAGGCGTTCACGTACAAACTGGCGGAGAGACGCCCTCGGGGTCACCTACAACTCGGTGACGACCGTGGACGCCGGAAGCTTCTACAACCTGAAGGGCCTGCGCGAGCTCCGGCTCGACGGGAACGTGCTGTCGCTCTTCCCCTGGGAGTCGCTGCGGAGAGCCTGCGCGACGCTGGACCTGCACGAACCGCTCCCTCGTCCCCGGGAGTCCGCCTGGACCTGCGCACTCACACCTGGACCTCTCCAGCAACAAGCTGACCACCCTGCCCTCCGACCTCATGGACATATGGCCCCCCTTCTCCGGGGCGGTCCGGAGCGCCAGCTACTCGCAGAGGGTGGTGCTGGGACTATGCCTTCCAGGGCGGACTCCCGCTGCTATCTGGTAAGGTGTGTCAGACTGACTGATGAGGGCTCTGTTCGGCTGACTTTATTTGTGGTTAGGTGTAGATGAGCTGATGGAGGTGTGGCTGCTGtcgcaaagtgtgtgtgtggtgtgtgtgtgtgtgcgtgggtgcgtgtgcgtgtgcgcatgtgcgtgggcatgtgtgtgtgtgggtgtgtgtgtcataaTTCAGCACAGTGGTATGGGTATGGGTTCCACTCAGGTTCCGGCGGTTCCTTGACAGATTTCTCCTGGACGGGGCGTGGCGGAGCGCTCGCGGACTGATGGCGGAACCTGTTCTGAATAGATTAGCAGAGGATTTcggcactaaaaaaaaaagaagaagcggTGGGGTCACAGATTAGCCCGGGCCCtagaggctcatgggaaatcCTTCCCCCAACTGCAACTTCCAGCTGGTGCAAAACCTCAGACCCCAGACCTCAAAGGAGGCCAGGCTCTCCCTGTCAGGGAAGTGATGATATTATAATCTGCGATTGGAATCATTGTCTACTTGATGTGGACAAATACTTCTGTAGTGGAAATCCTGTTAGATCTACCTGAGAAATATTGGGGGTGGTTGAGAACTGCAGTACTCTAGGGGTCAGGGTGTCATAGAAAACttttaaagaacagctgtgCAGAGGGGGATATCTCACTACTGTCAGTTCGATATCCAACACTGAAATCCCcatctttattatatgaaattctttttctcatcatcattaTATCATTGAGGGAGGTTATTTGGCTTGTTTTGTAATGTTGGGGGCACGGAGGGATTTAGGGCTGGGTCCCCTTTCCCCTGTCCCCTTCATAAATTATGCCCTTGTCTGCCATCATTTCACAGCACAGGAAATATCATCACGCCAGCAGAAAGAAAGTCTGAGGACAAAGCTTGTAAAACTTTCCAGTACAAAATGGCTGATGAGCAGTCCTATATGATTTCAACTGATTAAGTAGACTAATACAGTGTGCAACCACTGTCCATAATTTTGAGTAAATccaatgattcatttttttagttcacctagctcaagggtacaatggcagtacTGCCACCTGGAAATTGATTCTGCTTTAAATAGCCCACTGGGTAGTGGAATCGTAATTCCAAAATGAAATCCGGAGATCTGGAGATTTGGAATGGAGACAGAGAAACGGCATCTTTATTGCTGTCGTATGACTAATGCGCATAACCGCTACTCCACGATATTTTCAGCTCCCCAGCCTAAGCTAACACctctgtttttcttgtttttatttatttattttgctgtagtTTTTTTCGGTTCCATGTTGTGGTGGGACGGCTTCCTTGCTTGGGGCGCTGGATTATCCGGATTTGCCTAGCTGTAGTAGGAATCTGCTGCCACCTGCGTTTGTGACGCTGTAGGCCAAGTCCCTGACAGGCCTCGTGCCAAAGGTGTAGACGAAGCGCTGATCTTTCTCGCATTTCAAACTGATTAGCGTCTTCATCGGCTGCTCCAGTTACAGCACGCAAATGTGGCAGCAATCTGTGTGACTTTAAAAAGAGAAAGcgatttttcctttaaaatataaCACAGGCTAATACAAAACACTGCTAAGCAAGGAATTCTTTTTAcaaattgcttatttttctgGGAAAAGTAACAGGTCTATcatgaaaagaacagaaatctttcttttttgacGTAGTCGAGATATTTCACTTACGTGCGCACATCTCATGTCCAGAAATGAAATTTCCGTAGTCACACACATGAATTACAATTGAAAGTGACAACCAGTAGCTGAGGTTacgtaaaattaaaataaaatcttctaGGGGGgaaatgttttccaaaatatttttagtcattacaatatattatttaagATACTGTATTACCATAcgcccccctctctttctcccaatGGACTGTCCGCCAATCCACAGGTTAGGCTACGTGGTGACGTATAGCAGTATACCTCAGTTCACGTTCACCTAGGCCTATTGTTTTATGTGGAAAATTGGCAAACAAACTGTTGGGCGCTTTAAACCGAAAAAGATTAAACAAAAGACAACGTTTCCTACGGTTGCAAGGTGTGTCCATTTAAAGCGTTCTTTAAAACTGTTAGGTCTACGGGTGGAAAAAGAAACCGAGTGGGAAAGTCGGTAGAGAGGGCAGAAGTAGACACAGTCGCTCCTGAAACGGATTAATCGTAGCCTACATGCGGCATCTCTCCAATCTGTCATTGCTTTTTCATGAACTTCAGTAATGTCAAGGAGACATTTTAAGAGGATGATGAAGTACCCGGTACATCgagctaaaacaaacaaataaacaaacaagacaaaaacaacattttgatgTCTTTGCAACTGACAACAAGTGTGTTTTGGTAAGTAGGACTTTTCTCCAAAAGCAGTAAATGTACGTGCTAGCATTATGTCAAGAGGACTagaaataatgtattattttgacacttaaatgttatgtaaacaTTAAGAGATTGGCAGGTTTATTGGGTTTGACCCTTGGGCCCTTGACttaaaaaaccccagaaaagGCTAAACGTGCTACTTGTGACAATAGTTTCAACACAGCAGTGGCTACACATCTATGCTGTCAACGGaaatattggggaaaaaaaaagaattccatGGGTAATTTTCAGAAGACACacctctgtaaaaaaacaaattatgcagTTCCTTCTATGTCAATTTTAACGTCCAGTTTTCACGTCTTTTTTGGTCGGAGGGCAAGTTCGTTCATTTGAATTTGTTGGAAGAAAGTCAGTTGATGAGGGAGATCTAAGATTTGATGCCCTCTCATTGGCTACTGTCTTCATCGCTTCATGGTTAATGTATGACCGTTGACCCGCCCACCTCCCAGGCGTTCAGGACAACCCCTGGTTCTGCGACTGTCGGATCTCCAAGCTGATGGAGCTGTCCAAGATGGCGGAGCCGTCGGTGGTGCTCCTGGACCAGCTGCTGGTCTGCAGCGGGCCGGAGAACCTCGCGGGCGTGCCCTTCCAGCTGGCCGAGCTGGACCAGTGCCTCAAGCCCACGGTCATGACCTCCGCCACCAAGGTCACCTCCGACCTGGGCAGCAACGTCCTGCTGCGCTGCGACGCCACCggctaccccacccccaccctcgccTGGACCAAGATCGACGGCCCGCCCATCAACGGCACAGGTACTGCCATTAGGAAaagggggagttggggggggtcGGAGTCTCACACAGAAAGTCATGGGGGGGGTTCACACTGAAAGCCTTGAAggagatggggcggggggggggggggggtcaaagcaCCCCTTTGGGTTCTGTTTTGGATCACTTTCACCCAGAcatgtggagagaggggggggctctCGGTACCTGAGTACCTGCCCCTTTTGCCCCAAGTGACCAATGTGCCCCTTTGATTTGATACAAATAATAACATATGGGTATTGTTATTGTTGccatcattcattttcatttatttattttggtcaaaTATATTCTTTACCATAACTTGGGGGTTGTAAAACAGTTCCTATAGGTTGATGTGTCCCTTTCTTtactttgagcacctgcccctcaaaaTGTCTCTGCGTGGCCTTGCTGAAACTCAGCGAGACTTTGAATTGCGTTAGAAATCCCTTTGTGGAGTACTGTATACAGAAACGTCTGGTGAATGACGTTCTTTTTGTGAAACGGCCCCAGTCCTTTGTCCTTACATACGTAATTCTGCACATCCCTTTAAGTGAGCCTAGTCAGTAATCAGTAAAGCTTTATTGATTATCAGATGCGTTTAAAAGCTCGGACATAGTTCCCGTCCCATATGTTTACTGCTGTAGGTCCACTGGAGAGCCACTCTGTGTCTCCTCACCttgtcagccaatcacaagctgCCCACGGGtgtcacatttctttttctttttttattttttatttcttgttttaaaaaaaaaaaaaaaattaattttccccAAAGTGGTGGAGGAGACCCCTGGAGAGGGCAGGCGGTGGTCCATCATCAGTCTTAACGGGGTCCTGTTCCGAGACGCGGGGCGGTACCGCTGCAAAGCCAAAAACGTGGCGGGCACATCCGAGGCGTCCATCACCCTGTTGGTCATGGGCTTGGGCTCCACCACCCCGCCCCAGCTGAAGGAATCCAGCCAATCCGCCGCGGCCAGCCAGTCGTCAACCGACTCCGTCCTGGTGACCGCcgtcgccacggcaacggcaACGGCAACGGCGACCGCGCCGCCCCCCAGCACGGCGACGCCGGCGGcggccacccccacccccaccctgccaccGGTCCCCACCAAGcagggccagcagggggtgccGACGGGCCGGCCACAACCGAGCCGCACGGGCCGGAGGCCGGTGGCGGCAGACAGCGGGAGGAACGCCACGGCGGAGGGACCCGCCAAGGCCGCCATCCGGGGCATCCGGGCGACGGAGGCGACGGCGGAGAGCGTGGCGCTGCTGTGGGCCGCGGACAAGGCGTGGGGCGACGCCCAGCTGACCGTGGTGTACTCCCCCTACCAGGAGAAGGACAAGCAGACGGCCACCGCCCCGGCTGCCTCCGGGAGGCTGGTCCTCACCGGGCTGAAGTCCGGGAGGAAGTACATGGCCTGCCTGATCGCCAGAGGGGGGCAGTCGCGCAAGGACCAGTGCGTCACCTTCTCCACCTTGGAAGGGGAGGAGCGGCCCAATGTGGCGCTCCTGGTCATCAGCGGCCTGGCCTGCACCCTGGTCTTGCCCCTCATTGGCTTCCTGCTGTACAAGATCATCTGCCTCTGCTGCCAGAAGGGCGGCAGCCCCGCCAACCACGACCAGGACACCTACGTCAAATTCGAGACTCTGTCTCTGAAGCAGAGGACCATGGGAAATGCGGGCAATGACCTGTGGACGCGGAGGCAGACTCAGGAGTCGGAGAGAATGCTGCTGTTCTCCAGGTCCAGCATTGACTCCCAGATGACCTACAAGAGCGACAGCTCCAGGTCTGAGTACCTGTGTTAGCTCTTAACAGACTGCCTCAGGTGTGAATACCTGTGCTAGCTCTGAGCGATGGCTTCAGGTCTGAGTACCTGTATTAGCTCTGAGCTTTGGTTCCAGGTCTCTGAGACACAGCTGAGTACCTGTGTTAGCTCATAACAGACTGCTCCAGGTCAGTGTACCTGTGCTAGCTCTGAGTGGTGGTTTCAGGTCTGAGTACCTGTGTTAGCTCTCAGTGATGGTTCCAGGTCTCTGAGACACAGCTTCAGGTGTGAATACCTGTGTTAACTCTGAGCGATGTTTCTAGGTCTGAGCACCTGTGTTAGCTCTCAGTGATGGTTCCAGGTCTGAGCACCTGTGTTAGCTCTGAGCGATGGTTCCAGGTCTCTGACACACAGCTCCAGGTCTGAGTACCTGTGTTAGCTCTGAGTGACATTTCCTGGTGTGAGTACCTGTGAGACACAGCTCCAGGTGTGAGTACCTGTGAGACACAGCTCCAGGTGTGGGTACGTGTGTTAGCTCAGAGAGACAGATTCAGGTCCCAATCTCAGCTACAGCTCTTCTAAAGTACTTGCCAGTCGGGAGGGGCATTGTAAGGGTTTGGGTTTTTGGTTTAAGTGTCTCGTTTCCAGTACACTGGAGTCATAATTATTCTGTTGCTCAGGGTAACTTAACTGGCCATGAGAAATTCATGATTAAGGACTGTTCATTTTTCTATTCAACCACTTTTATCATTCAAGCATATTATtgccttattattattattcgtagtagtagtagaagtcacttttatttaaaatcaatttatggATTATTTTGCAAGTAACAGAAATGTGTATACCtaataataattcaattcaaatgtttCAATTTCAGTGACAATTTCGCAGTGACACTGTTAAATATACAAAACCTCGAATATTACCGTATATACCATATGACGACACATGGGCTTTGTGATACAGTTGTACAATGATGTTCATGCTGATAATGCTGATGCTGGTGGTTTTGCGTGACCCTCCCAGTTACTGTGAGATGCTGATAATAGCATGACCTCCTCTCCTTTCCGGGAGGTGGAGAGATGATTTGTCGACAGGGTTGACTGCACTGTTCTAAGTGCCACTGTTTTGCTGTGATGTAtaaattccagttttttttttttactgactgtGTTTCTTCTGCCTTCCGATTGGCTGTTCTTCATTTAGATTTTGATCCACGAGTTACTCAAACTcaatcacaaagaaaaacaatttaattttcattaaaacaaacgTAGAGTGGTGCAAATTTCAAAGCCTAGCCAAACATATTCATTCACAGATGTGGTTAGATCAGATTCACAAATTTAGGTTGGattgatgtttttattattttatagtgtattagtttaatattttctgtgatatCATTAATCACTTCATTGCGTGTTGAATGGATTTTGTTTATGTGTAAATGTGCGAGACACGGATTTATAATGCTCATTAAacctttctttttcataaaCTATAAGtatcacatattttattttttaattttgttgcttGTTTCTAGTCTGACAAATCTGTCATTGAAAAGTCCATAGATAATGGTCTGTGATAATCCATACCTATTGCACTGGAAAGCCTGCAATGGTCATGAGTCCATTGTGCTATAATATAAGTAATCTCCTGGATTAGGCATTTAGCCAAGGTCCTAATCTCAGTTTAAAGATCTGTAGACGTCCGACCATGTTGACTGAAAGGAGTGGGCCTCTGGTCCTCAGTTTTCCGAGGTTGTTGGAGAGCTTCAAATTGAGTGTACTGTCCTAATTATATTGCATGTCAATGAATGCAGCTGATTAGGAAGTTAATTCTCCTCGCGTGGTTTCTGGAATCTGAACTGGTTCTTGGGTTTTAAGGTGCAAACAAAAGCCAgtgaccctgtggctctcctaGGCTTAGAGTGAGAAGGGGTTTCTGTGGCATTTTGGCAAAATCTCAAATATGACTATCAGCCTGTCCATTTGATCATCTTTCAAGTTAATTTGTTTGGCCTCCCTCTTTGCCCTAACTGATTTGAACATTACAGCACAAAATGGCTAACAGCTATGCAACATAGGctggtgaaaaaaaattaaattaaattaaagctaaCACAAGGTACAATGGACTCAAATAGGTTCTCCCTGTTGGTAGTATTGATTATTCAGCTACATATTTACttgattgattaaataaaataaatttatcgAGAGCAAATACCTTGCCAATACCGTGGCACAACACTTGATTGAATGATCTAGGCTGTCCGGCATCTGCTGCTTTTCAGAACCGTGGTGCTGGACAGCGACTGTAGCCTTTGCCGCGGAGCGCTGAACCCTTTTAGCACTACTTTGTAATAATAGCATGATCCCTTAATCCTGGCAGTGCGGAGCGGGTAGCTATCCCAGACCTGGACGAGCGCAAAAAGCCTTTTTGTCCCGGAGTCACGTGGCCGAACGGTTTGGccaaggggttttttttttttttaatgaggaaatTCGGAGAACCTGGAGAACGTGTTTTTGCTTGAGTTCGTTTAGCCCCGTAATTGATCCAATTATACAATTAGGCGTTCAGATGGAGGGAAATCCGGCAGCACTTGACCGAGAGGCCGTACCTAAGATGGACTGCTTGCATGTtgattttttacaaaatacttGCCTTTAATCTGTGGTTTTTCTTGACTTACGCTGTTTAGGTGCACACTACAATGCCCACACTGTAGTGGTGTGCTAAGCCAAACAAAACATAAGTCTAATTAAGATAATATAACAAACAACatctatatttatattgtttatgtatattatttaaaaatgatattatttctCCATCAGTCTACGGGCTGCACCCCACGGGCTACTCAGTCACATGATGTGCAGACATTCTCACCTTTTATTGATTGGATTGGCCTCCCCTGACATCACGCAAATCTTTCAGAGAGCTTAAGGGGAACGCACGTTTAACTGCCGCTTCAGTCTTTCAGGCCACGGACACATCCTGCCTCAGCACTATTATTAGAAACAGTCGCACAGGCTTCTCCCCAGATCTGTAAAAAAACACGTCTATACCCTGTTTGTTTCAATGCAAAGCAACAGACTATGGTTTATAAAGTCAggtttgtaaatacattttaaaaaattcatgcaaaaatgaatatatcatATATTATCATATGGtatacatttaatttgataGCCATGTGTTATTTGAAGCGTTAATACTATTCAACGGGGCTTACTGGAATGTTGGTTAATTAGATTTTtgctttctgctgttttgttCTTTTCGATGCTACTGTCACCTGTTCAATTACAAAGACtgcatttgacttttttttttttttttgctgctgctgtctgcagcTCCAAAACATCGCCACTAGAGGGCACAAGTGTTCTACAGCTGCCTAAACACTAACATACGGTGGGTTCCTGGACacaagcatgtgtgtatgtatatgtgtgtgtatgtatgtttatatgtatttgcgtatttatatgtgtgtgtattgtatttatgtacataATCTATAAACAGGATTCCAGTCAAGTAGGTGAAAAATCTTCAAACCTAAAGTTGGAGCTATTGCTTGTTTTCAGAAAAGCTTTCCACATCAAAGATTTGCACGGTTGAGCTTTTATTTGAAATAGTCTCCTTAAGGAACTTCAAATTTAGATTCTAAAATATAAACCTGACAGGTTAGTAATACAAGTGTCAATTGAGAGGCCACACTTATTCCTGTTcctaaaaaaaactgcacctgAGATTTAGAGATTACGAAAGTGCAGTAAGGGTGACCTGCCCTGACACCGAAGATATTCCAACAGAGggagaaaagcaaaacaagTCACCGTGTCAGAAGCACCATCTGTCCACCCCCAGGTCCACAGGAAACGGTGTATAGATTTCCTGTGCACCAGGAAGGAGAGCATTAGCGTTTACAGAGGGCATTGCACTTTGAATTCAGCCGTTTGGAAGTAATACAGgaattggggtggggtggggggcaggtaACATGAGATAGCCCACCTGGGAGGGCGCGGGTCCTCCGAAGATCACCGTAGCTTCTGCccgctttccccccccccccgtcccaccggCACAGCTGTCCTTATTTGGCGGGTTTGGCGGGTCTGTCGGGTCTGGcggggcggagagagaggcgcAGGAGAGGGCCTAAACAGACTAGCGGGGCATTAGCCGCACACTCAAAGGCTTTGCGCTGATCCTCGGGGGGTCACCGAACAgcctaccgcccccccccccccccccgacccgggGAGAACATTCCGTGCGCCAAAGCTGCGGTGGGCTTAGGGGCGGCTCACGCGCTTCTTTAAGGGGTCGACACATATGGCGAGAGCTCCTGCTCAtcgataacccccccccacccccccaatccccccctccaccccgccccttCAACCCCCGGTGGTCTCGTTCAATACCTTGATGGCATCGCCTTTTGTGAGACTGAGATGTTGTGAGATGGAGGGGATTAAGACCCAGGCTGTGGAAAACACAACTTTATTGCTCCTGGTCACCTGTCGGCCTATGTGAGGCTTTAATAGCCTGGAAACAGTGCAGTGCTGATTTTTATTATGGGcactgcctgtttttttaatgggctGCAATGGGCTTCTATCTAAAACTGGGTCTACGGCACGGACCCCCTAGGAGAGAATGCTGGGTACGGGTGACTTTTTCTCCCCCCTTAAAATTTGCAACAAATTCAGACCCCTGGGAACCAGGCAAGttgaattattgaattattatcAGCGTCATGAATGCCCCTGATGGATCGATTAAGTGCAGAGTGACAGCACTCCCccgtggctctccagggccGGGGTTTTCAGACTCCTGACTGGAAAACTGAACTGGTTTTCTGCAACAGGAAGTGGACTTACTCACGGTCTGCGCATGGCAATGCATTGGGAAAATTTCACCTGGCACAACTTCTTCCCAATAATCTTTGTAATCCATAGGGCTGTCACTCACTTCGGCCTGctttaaaaatcaacatttgtcacTAATTTTGTGttacagtttggcaagttaacTTTTGTTAAAAGTTAACTAACGTGATTGTGACAATCCAAATGTGAGGAAATATCACTCCGTTTTTTAGTCCAAGTAGATAACAGATAAAGGACAAACATTGTTTGAATCCATCTGTGATACTCAGTGCTCCACCTATGATATCATGCCTCACGTCCAGAAGGTGGCGATAGTTGACAATAAAGAGATAAATTCCGGTCAGCGCTTTAATCTCCCAGCAATATCtatttaaaaaccttttcttcCTCCATCAGATTTGTATGGCCCTCACTGAGCTGTGCTATAGGCTTCATGAATGTAGGCTGTATTTTCCTAGTGCTTAAAGTCCAAAGACAACCTTGATAATTTTAATTCctacaatcaataaaaaaaaccccacaagtTTTACAGTGGAAACTGTGCTTACTATCTGTGCGACTGAATTGAGATTAAATAACATTAACGACtaacattaaatacaaaatgtatcaTTGCTATCTCTTAAACCTGTAAAGAGGGTAGAACATTTCAAGTTTAATTTAGTCCATACTTCCTAATCAAGTCTAGTCATAGCCATGATCACTGTGGATTTAAATCCAATTAAATCCCTCTGCACATTATTTTAGGCTACATACACGTTTTATGGATAATATGGATTAactgtaatttatttgaaatgcgcTTGAAAAATAAGACAGTACTTTATGTGCAGGTCTCATGAGTGGCCTAAATAATCTTGCCAGTTTTGCAACTGACTACCATGTCTTGAAATCACCAACAGAGCCAACAAAGATTTGTTCGTTGGTTTTTAATAAGGGATCTGTTTAAAGTGTATGGGTATGTTTTGTCATTAAGTGCACAGATGAGTATTGCAAGTATTTATGTGAACCTGTGATAACCTGTACTATATGTCCGTAAACTTGAGTGTCTTCTTGCTTACTTGGaacaggtctctcttgaaaaagacaATTTATCTCAATGAGACTCACCTGTgtaaaggtaaataaataaataaatcagattgTGAACAAATCCTTAGCTATCATTCAGTAGACAAATCAGTGTTGGGTCTCTTTTAATGGTacaacccccctccacccaggGTGTTTCATAAATCCCTGAATTGGCTCCTTAAAAGTGA encodes:
- the lrit3b gene encoding LOW QUALITY PROTEIN: leucine-rich repeat, immunoglobulin-like domain and transmembrane domain-containing protein 3b (The sequence of the model RefSeq protein was modified relative to this genomic sequence to represent the inferred CDS: inserted 2 bases in 1 codon; deleted 1 base in 1 codon); this translates as MEKSDRTFGIPTQAFTYKLAERRXLGVTYNSVTTVDAGSFYNLKGLRELRLDGNVLSLFPWESLRRACATLDLHNRSLVPGSPPGPAHSHLDLSSNKLTTLPSDLMDIWPPFSGAVRSASYSQRVVLGLCVQDNPWFCDCRISKLMELSKMAEPSVVLLDQLLVCSGPENLAGVPFQLAELDQCLKPTVMTSATKVTSDLGSNVLLRCDATGYPTPTLAWTKIDGPPINGTVVEETPGEGRRWSIISLNGVLFRDAGRYRCKAKNVAGTSEASITLLVMGLGSTTPPQLKESSQSAAASQSSTDSVLVTAVATATATATATAPPPSTATPAAATPTPTLPPVPTKQGQQGVPTGRPQPSRTGRRPVAADSGRNATAEGPAKAAIRGIRATEATAESVALLWAADKAWGDAQLTVVYSPYQEKDKQTATAPAASGRLVLTGLKSGRKYMACLIARGGQSRKDQCVTFSTLEGEERPNVALLVISGLACTLVLPLIGFLLYKIICLCCQKGGSPANHDQDTYVKFETLSLKQRTMGNAGNDLWTRRQTQESERMLLFSRSSIDSQMTYKSDSSRSEYLC